One region of Pseudomonas alvandae genomic DNA includes:
- a CDS encoding PLP-dependent aminotransferase family protein encodes MDLNIDRNATGSLVGQLVVSLTEWINTHGIRPGARMLSIRQLATENGLSLSSVIKAYDQLVASGVLESRHGSGFFVAQQMPVASAPEIDDAVGWRLFDNESTQLKLGCGWLPDAWRDDTDLGQAIRQVVRSDNQALFNYSTPLGSAHLRLHIQKRLGLIDIHVDPLQILTTQGASHGLDLLVRTLLKPGDLVLVESPGYYNLFNLLKLHGVKTLAVPRTAQGPDIAALERLLGVHKPAYFFINSMYQNPTGTSLAPSVAYRLLQLATQHDFRLIEDDIYADFQNGPTSRLASLDALDRVIYLASFSKTLSSSLRIGYVVAQPEVIKRLAEVKMVTGIGCSLLAENVVATLLANGAYRKLLQRLRVRLNKQMASTLRLLDPAHWEVFAEPSGGLFVWARPRHVPAERVRQIAEQLQIQLSQGSTFLPKGEACDWLRLNVAFTQDARAQAFFRQIGQESTVGTAMLMGIDIK; translated from the coding sequence ATGGACCTGAACATCGATCGCAACGCCACGGGTTCGTTGGTCGGGCAACTGGTTGTCAGTCTGACGGAGTGGATAAACACCCATGGCATCCGCCCGGGTGCCCGCATGCTGTCGATCCGCCAACTGGCGACTGAAAACGGCTTGAGCCTGTCGAGCGTAATCAAGGCCTACGACCAATTGGTCGCCAGTGGCGTCTTGGAGTCCCGGCACGGTTCGGGATTTTTCGTGGCCCAGCAGATGCCCGTGGCTTCGGCTCCGGAGATCGACGACGCGGTAGGCTGGCGGTTGTTCGATAACGAATCGACGCAACTCAAGCTGGGGTGTGGCTGGTTGCCGGACGCGTGGCGCGACGACACGGACCTGGGCCAGGCGATCCGCCAGGTGGTGCGCAGCGACAATCAGGCACTGTTCAACTACAGCACGCCGCTGGGTTCGGCTCACCTGCGCCTGCACATCCAGAAGCGCCTGGGCCTGATCGACATTCACGTCGATCCGCTGCAGATCCTCACCACCCAGGGCGCGAGCCACGGCCTGGACCTGTTGGTACGCACGCTCCTCAAGCCTGGCGACCTGGTGCTGGTGGAAAGCCCCGGTTACTACAACCTGTTCAACCTGCTGAAGCTGCACGGGGTCAAGACCCTGGCGGTGCCCAGGACCGCCCAAGGCCCTGATATCGCCGCCCTGGAGCGGTTGCTCGGCGTACACAAGCCGGCCTATTTCTTCATCAACAGCATGTACCAGAACCCCACCGGCACCAGCCTCGCCCCCAGCGTTGCCTATCGCCTGTTGCAACTGGCGACGCAGCACGACTTTCGCCTTATCGAGGATGACATCTACGCCGATTTCCAGAACGGCCCGACGTCGCGCCTGGCATCCCTCGACGCCTTGGACCGGGTGATCTACCTGGCGAGTTTTTCCAAGACCTTGTCCAGCTCGTTGCGCATCGGCTACGTGGTCGCGCAGCCCGAAGTCATCAAGCGCCTGGCTGAAGTCAAGATGGTGACCGGCATCGGCTGTTCATTGCTGGCGGAAAACGTCGTGGCGACGCTGCTGGCCAACGGTGCTTACCGCAAGCTGCTCCAGCGCTTGCGCGTGCGCTTGAACAAGCAGATGGCGAGCACGTTGCGCCTGCTTGATCCGGCTCACTGGGAGGTGTTTGCCGAGCCGAGTGGAGGACTCTTCGTCTGGGCCCGGCCCCGGCATGTGCCGGCCGAACGGGTGCGGCAAATTGCCGAACAGTTGCAAATCCAACTGTCCCAGGGCTCGACGTTCCTGCCGAAGGGGGAGGCGTGTGACTGGCTGCGGCTCAACGTCGCGTTTACCCAGGACGCGCGGGCCCAGGCATTTTTCAGGCAGATCGGCCAAGAATCCACAGTTGGAACGGCGATGCTAATGGGAATAGATATCAAATAG
- a CDS encoding LysR substrate-binding domain-containing protein: MFELAQLRCFTTVATELNFRRAAERLNMTQPPLSRQIQLLEHHLGVELFTRSTRSVALTAAGRAFFIEAQNLLQQAQQAAVAAKRFAQGDIGSVTISFVGSAVYEFLPKVIAEARLKQPQVKIVLSEMNTYQQHEALRARRIDLGIVRSPLLETGYATECLVREPFVLAVPAGHPLADAETVSVQDLDGQPFLMYSHSAYPPFNELLTGMLRSARVAPQFVQWLGSSLTILALVNAGMGLALVPRCATSVVFRQVVFREIDLGEGVQSELHLVWREDNDNPAFTMLLEGIRGAVREGM, translated from the coding sequence ATGTTTGAATTGGCCCAACTGCGTTGCTTCACCACCGTAGCGACGGAACTCAACTTCCGCCGCGCCGCCGAACGCCTGAACATGACCCAGCCACCCTTGAGCCGGCAGATCCAATTGCTGGAGCATCACCTGGGTGTCGAACTGTTCACCCGCAGCACTCGCAGCGTCGCCCTCACTGCCGCCGGACGGGCGTTTTTCATCGAGGCGCAGAACCTGCTGCAACAAGCGCAGCAGGCCGCCGTCGCCGCCAAGCGTTTCGCCCAGGGCGACATCGGCTCGGTCACCATCAGCTTCGTCGGCAGCGCGGTGTATGAATTCCTGCCCAAGGTCATCGCCGAGGCGCGGCTCAAGCAACCACAGGTAAAGATCGTCCTGTCGGAGATGAACACCTACCAGCAACACGAAGCCCTGCGCGCCCGGCGCATCGACCTGGGCATCGTCCGCTCGCCCCTGCTGGAAACCGGCTACGCCACCGAATGCCTGGTGCGCGAACCGTTTGTCCTGGCGGTGCCTGCCGGTCATCCACTGGCCGACGCCGAGACCGTCAGCGTGCAGGACCTGGATGGGCAGCCGTTCCTGATGTACTCCCATTCCGCCTACCCGCCGTTCAACGAACTGCTCACCGGCATGCTCCGCTCGGCCCGGGTCGCCCCGCAGTTCGTGCAATGGCTCGGCTCCTCGCTGACCATCCTGGCGCTGGTCAATGCCGGCATGGGTCTGGCGCTGGTGCCGCGTTGCGCGACCAGCGTTGTGTTCCGGCAGGTGGTGTTTCGTGAGATCGATTTGGGTGAAGGGGTGCAGAGCGAGTTACACCTGGTGTGGCGGGAGGACAATGACAATCCGGCGTTTACGATGTTGCTGGAGGGGATTCGCGGGGCGGTTCGGGAAGGAATGTGA
- a CDS encoding TonB-dependent siderophore receptor: MRRILVSLCVLQAYSISTWAEEPGTAARAPLELQATDIVGSSDFETAQGPVKGYHATRSASATRTDTAIHETPQSISVVSRDVVEDLSATRLQDALDYAGGVGRGNNFGGQGLTTFTVRGFTTGEFYRNGFPINRGYPNMPDANTIERLEVLRGPATMLYGRGDPGGTFNVVSKQPLAERTVTLGSQVSDQGMRRGTLDTSGPLDEEGRLAYRLNVVGEGGDTFRDHVETERYGVAPVVSWQVNDTTRLTFEGDFMRNNAPLDRGLTHYAGQRSTASSDTFFGEKDAGKLHNDNNMLQVRFEHMLNDDWTLAGGTQWLDGTLQGNAVEGNGIAADGRTLGRNFNYRKLEWTDRDTQLNLTGHFSTGGFEHTLLTGVEYEDYDYKSIIRRSAAGTGAYPIDIFDPVYGQPRPALTRTPTDDEENLKTFGVFVQDQVALTERLKVLAGARFERFEHEYESFVPQARPGSRNWEVTDNAVTPRLGVIYDLTDTVAVYANTARSFKPNNGARREGGGFKPEEGKSYEMGVKWEALDRQLSVDAAVYQIEKRNVLTPDPLDSTFNVAAGEVRSRGFDLNVAGNLTPEWRVIGGYAYVDAEVTKDVNIPTGTRLLNVPRNSFSLLNVYEFQDGGLKGLGVGLGAKYVDERAGNTAATTFTMDDYTVVDLLGYYKVNERIRLNLDLKNLFDADYEEGAFGGVYAYPGAPRTVQAGISYTL, from the coding sequence ATGCGTCGGATACTCGTTTCATTGTGTGTGCTCCAGGCTTATTCCATTTCCACTTGGGCAGAAGAACCCGGCACGGCGGCCAGGGCGCCATTGGAGTTGCAGGCCACCGACATCGTCGGCAGCTCGGACTTCGAAACTGCACAGGGCCCCGTGAAGGGCTATCACGCGACCCGTTCGGCCAGCGCCACGCGTACCGACACCGCGATCCATGAAACCCCGCAGTCGATTTCGGTCGTGTCCCGCGACGTCGTCGAAGACCTCAGCGCCACGCGCCTGCAAGACGCTCTCGATTACGCCGGCGGCGTCGGCCGGGGTAACAATTTCGGCGGCCAGGGCCTGACCACGTTTACCGTGCGCGGCTTTACCACGGGTGAGTTCTACCGCAACGGTTTCCCGATCAACCGGGGTTACCCGAACATGCCCGATGCCAACACCATCGAGCGCCTGGAAGTGCTGCGTGGCCCGGCGACCATGCTTTATGGCCGTGGCGATCCGGGCGGCACGTTCAACGTGGTGTCCAAGCAACCGTTGGCCGAACGCACGGTGACCTTGGGCAGCCAGGTCAGCGACCAGGGCATGCGTCGCGGCACCCTGGATACGTCGGGTCCGCTGGATGAAGAAGGCCGCCTGGCGTATCGCCTGAACGTGGTGGGAGAGGGCGGCGATACGTTCCGCGATCACGTCGAGACCGAGCGTTATGGCGTCGCTCCCGTGGTCAGTTGGCAGGTCAACGACACCACGCGCCTGACGTTCGAAGGCGACTTCATGCGCAACAATGCGCCGCTGGACCGTGGGCTGACGCATTACGCCGGCCAGCGCAGCACCGCGTCCAGCGATACGTTCTTCGGTGAAAAAGACGCCGGCAAGCTGCACAACGACAACAACATGCTGCAGGTGCGTTTCGAGCACATGCTCAACGACGACTGGACCCTGGCCGGTGGCACCCAGTGGCTAGACGGCACCTTGCAGGGCAACGCGGTGGAGGGCAACGGCATCGCCGCCGACGGGCGCACCCTGGGCCGCAACTTCAACTACCGCAAGCTGGAATGGACCGACCGTGATACCCAGCTCAACCTCACCGGGCATTTTTCCACGGGTGGGTTCGAGCACACCCTGCTGACCGGGGTCGAGTACGAAGACTACGACTACAAGTCGATCATCCGACGCTCCGCCGCCGGCACCGGCGCCTATCCGATCGACATCTTCGATCCGGTGTATGGCCAGCCGCGTCCGGCGTTGACCCGCACGCCGACCGATGACGAGGAAAATCTCAAGACCTTCGGTGTATTCGTCCAGGACCAGGTGGCGCTGACCGAGCGTTTGAAGGTGCTGGCCGGTGCGCGTTTCGAGCGGTTCGAGCATGAGTATGAAAGTTTTGTGCCTCAGGCACGCCCCGGCAGCCGGAACTGGGAAGTCACCGACAACGCGGTCACCCCGCGCCTGGGCGTGATCTACGACCTGACCGACACGGTGGCCGTCTACGCCAACACCGCCCGCTCGTTCAAACCCAATAACGGCGCCCGCCGCGAGGGGGGTGGATTCAAGCCGGAAGAAGGCAAGTCCTACGAAATGGGCGTCAAGTGGGAAGCCCTGGATCGTCAGCTGAGCGTCGATGCGGCGGTGTACCAGATCGAAAAACGCAACGTGCTGACACCCGATCCGCTGGACTCGACCTTCAACGTCGCCGCTGGCGAAGTGCGCAGCCGTGGTTTCGACTTGAACGTGGCGGGCAACCTGACGCCGGAGTGGCGCGTCATCGGTGGCTACGCCTATGTGGACGCCGAAGTGACCAAGGACGTCAACATCCCCACCGGCACTCGCTTGCTCAACGTGCCGAGGAACAGCTTCAGCCTGTTGAACGTCTATGAATTCCAGGACGGTGGTTTGAAAGGGCTAGGCGTGGGACTCGGTGCGAAATATGTCGATGAGCGGGCCGGCAACACGGCGGCGACGACCTTCACCATGGACGACTACACCGTCGTCGACCTGCTCGGCTACTACAAGGTCAACGAGCGCATCCGCCTCAACCTCGACCTGAAGAACCTGTTCGACGCCGATTACGAAGAGGGCGCGTTTGGTGGCGTCTACGCCTACCCGGGCGCACCTCGAACGGTGCAGGCGGGGATCTCCTACACGCTGTAG
- a CDS encoding LysR family transcriptional regulator: MKRHFEDLQLGSIELFCLAAEAGSFTAAAQIAGVTPAAVSRSIFRLEERLGSRLFVRTTRSIRLTDAGRTFFEQCRQALTQLVEAQQEVMGAQSVPSGQLRISVPTTYGHHRILPLLPAFRALYPQVSVDVHLSNRNIDFVAEGYDLAIRVRAQPDSSMIARLLEDAKLAVVASPDYLRRVGTPQTLEDLDLHECIQFELPSSGRRISWLFNVEGKEKEVFGQGGYCCSDDVLGGVTLAKNGAGLFQTYRFIVEQELADGRLVEVLAPFAGRSRPFTLLYPHGRYVPQRVRAFVDFLLEHRQQWAAD, from the coding sequence ATGAAGCGTCACTTCGAAGACTTGCAGTTAGGCAGTATCGAACTGTTCTGCCTGGCGGCCGAGGCGGGCAGTTTCACGGCTGCGGCGCAGATAGCGGGCGTCACTCCGGCAGCGGTCAGCCGTTCGATCTTTCGTCTGGAGGAGCGCCTGGGGTCGCGGCTATTCGTGCGCACCACCCGCAGCATTCGCCTCACCGATGCCGGCCGGACCTTTTTCGAGCAATGCCGCCAGGCGTTGACGCAACTGGTCGAAGCGCAGCAGGAAGTCATGGGCGCGCAGTCGGTGCCGTCCGGGCAACTGCGCATCAGTGTGCCCACCACCTACGGCCATCACCGGATCCTGCCGTTGCTGCCAGCATTTCGCGCGCTTTATCCGCAGGTCAGCGTGGACGTTCACCTGAGCAACCGTAATATCGATTTCGTTGCCGAGGGCTATGACCTGGCGATTCGGGTGAGGGCCCAGCCGGATTCCTCGATGATCGCCCGTTTGCTGGAAGACGCGAAACTGGCGGTGGTCGCTTCCCCGGACTACCTGCGCAGGGTCGGCACGCCGCAAACGCTGGAAGACCTGGACCTGCACGAGTGCATCCAGTTCGAACTGCCCAGCAGTGGTCGTCGAATTTCCTGGTTGTTCAATGTCGAGGGCAAGGAGAAGGAAGTGTTCGGGCAGGGCGGGTATTGCTGCTCCGACGATGTGCTGGGCGGGGTGACGCTGGCCAAAAATGGCGCCGGGCTGTTCCAGACCTACCGATTTATCGTCGAACAGGAATTGGCGGACGGGCGACTGGTGGAAGTGCTCGCGCCGTTCGCAGGGCGCTCGCGGCCGTTCACATTGCTATATCCCCACGGCCGGTACGTGCCGCAGCGGGTGCGGGCGTTTGTGGATTTCCTGTTGGAGCACCGACAGCAGTGGGCGGCGGATTGA
- a CDS encoding nuclear transport factor 2 family protein, whose translation MKKASLLIGFVCLFSGYVAAAPASAEKEVAEAVDHLTQAMLHKDIPQLQALAAENLTYGHSSGNIQDKKAFINDIETGKSAFKTLEMQNQKITVSGDVAMVRNHFSAQALKGTEVVPTEIENFQIWQKQKNGKWLLIGRQAFRF comes from the coding sequence ATGAAAAAAGCATCATTGCTGATCGGTTTCGTTTGCCTGTTCAGCGGCTACGTAGCCGCCGCGCCCGCATCGGCTGAGAAGGAAGTGGCCGAAGCTGTCGACCACCTGACCCAGGCCATGCTGCACAAGGACATCCCCCAGCTCCAGGCCTTGGCCGCCGAGAACCTGACCTACGGCCACTCCAGCGGCAACATTCAGGACAAGAAAGCCTTCATCAACGACATCGAGACCGGCAAGAGCGCATTCAAGACCCTTGAAATGCAGAACCAGAAAATCACCGTCTCAGGCGACGTAGCCATGGTTCGCAACCACTTCTCCGCCCAGGCGCTCAAGGGCACCGAGGTGGTCCCGACCGAAATCGAGAACTTCCAGATCTGGCAGAAGCAGAAGAATGGCAAGTGGCTGCTGATTGGTCGGCAGGCGTTTCGGTTTTGA
- a CDS encoding ADP-ribosylglycohydrolase family protein, whose amino-acid sequence MAPTLSDRYRGCLLGLACGDAVGTTVEFKPRNTFPPVTDMVGGGPFNLQPGQWTDDTSMALCLAESLLQKRGFDAADQMGRYLNWWHWGYLSSTGACFDIGMTVRDALEHYQSYRDPFAGNTDPQTAGNGSLMRLAPVVLFFYPDRNRIREFAALSSRTTHGAAEAVECCQVLADVIGNALSGDSKTDVLRVSSEHLTEAKVIALAQGAYRGKARSEVSGTGYSVASLEAALWCFYHTDSFAEAVLAAANLGDDADTTAAIVGQLAGAFYGIQAIPSDWLQKLWMRQEIETMADALHHKA is encoded by the coding sequence ATGGCCCCGACACTTTCAGACCGCTATCGCGGATGCCTGCTGGGCTTGGCATGTGGCGACGCCGTTGGCACGACTGTTGAGTTCAAGCCACGAAATACCTTTCCACCGGTAACCGACATGGTCGGTGGCGGTCCTTTCAATCTCCAGCCTGGCCAATGGACCGATGACACCTCCATGGCGTTGTGCCTGGCGGAAAGTCTGCTGCAAAAGCGTGGTTTTGATGCGGCTGACCAGATGGGGCGATACCTCAACTGGTGGCATTGGGGTTACCTGAGTTCGACGGGCGCGTGCTTTGACATCGGCATGACCGTTCGCGACGCACTGGAGCACTATCAGTCCTATCGCGACCCATTCGCGGGCAACACCGATCCTCAAACGGCTGGTAATGGCTCGCTCATGCGCCTGGCACCGGTTGTGCTGTTCTTTTATCCGGATCGCAACCGTATCCGCGAATTCGCCGCGCTGAGTTCGCGTACCACTCATGGGGCGGCAGAGGCGGTGGAGTGTTGCCAAGTGCTGGCGGACGTCATCGGCAACGCATTGAGCGGTGATTCAAAGACGGATGTGTTGCGAGTGTCGTCCGAACATCTGACCGAGGCCAAGGTGATTGCGCTCGCTCAAGGGGCGTATCGGGGAAAGGCTCGCAGTGAAGTGTCAGGCACTGGCTACTCGGTCGCTTCCCTGGAAGCGGCGTTGTGGTGCTTTTACCACACGGACAGTTTCGCTGAGGCAGTGCTGGCAGCTGCGAACCTGGGCGATGACGCGGATACCACCGCAGCCATCGTCGGGCAGTTGGCCGGGGCTTTTTATGGAATACAGGCTATTCCCTCCGATTGGTTGCAGAAGCTGTGGATGCGACAGGAGATTGAAACCATGGCCGATGCGCTTCACCACAAGGCTTGA
- a CDS encoding tautomerase family protein, with protein sequence MPFVNVRITRDGVTREQKAQVISEITETLQRVLGKDPHLTHIVIEEVDTDNWGYAGMTTTEYRSKPKE encoded by the coding sequence ATGCCTTTCGTCAATGTTCGTATCACCCGCGACGGCGTCACCCGCGAGCAGAAAGCCCAGGTCATTTCCGAAATCACCGAAACCCTGCAACGCGTGCTGGGCAAGGACCCGCACCTGACCCATATCGTGATCGAGGAAGTCGACACGGATAACTGGGGGTATGCGGGCATGACGACGACGGAGTACCGAAGTAAACCCAAGGAGTGA
- a CDS encoding glucarate dehydratase family protein produces MKIKRVTVTPIAFRDPPLLNASGIHEPFALRSIIEIESDNGYIGLGESYGDAPALAIQQQVQDQLIGMDPFNLNQLRAIVQATVAAHKPASVAGAELAPGSHASKAVSNAYSAFEVACLDLQAHYLNVPLVDLLGGAIRDEVPFSAYLFFKYAEHIDSPYPADSWGEALNEQQIVGQARRMIEEYGFKSIKLKAGALEPEHEVACIKALKQAFPGLPLRIDPNGNWSLETSIRMAELLGDDLQYYEDPTPGLEGMAELHKRTGLPLATNMVVTDFDEFRRSVAQDSVQIVLADHHYWGGLRDTQVLAKMCDTFGLGVSMHSNSHLGISLMAMAHVAASVPNLDYACDTHYPWQEPDEEVIKGGKLPFVDGCVKITRAPGLGLELDRDQLGKLHEQFLSCGIRQRDDVRQMRRYKPDWKTVKPRF; encoded by the coding sequence ATGAAAATCAAACGCGTCACCGTGACCCCCATTGCCTTTCGCGACCCACCGTTGCTCAACGCCAGTGGCATCCATGAACCCTTTGCGCTGCGCTCGATCATCGAGATTGAAAGCGACAACGGCTACATCGGCCTCGGCGAGAGCTACGGCGATGCGCCGGCCCTGGCGATCCAGCAGCAGGTCCAGGACCAATTGATCGGCATGGATCCGTTCAACCTCAACCAATTGCGGGCCATCGTCCAGGCCACCGTCGCGGCCCATAAACCGGCCAGCGTTGCCGGGGCGGAATTGGCGCCGGGCTCCCATGCGAGCAAAGCCGTCAGCAATGCCTATTCGGCGTTCGAGGTGGCCTGCCTGGACCTGCAAGCGCATTACCTGAACGTGCCGCTGGTAGATCTGCTGGGCGGTGCGATTCGCGATGAAGTGCCGTTCAGCGCCTATCTGTTTTTCAAGTACGCCGAGCACATCGATTCGCCGTACCCGGCGGACAGTTGGGGGGAAGCGCTGAACGAGCAGCAGATCGTCGGCCAGGCGCGGCGGATGATCGAGGAGTACGGGTTCAAGAGCATCAAGCTCAAGGCCGGCGCCCTGGAGCCGGAGCATGAAGTCGCTTGCATCAAGGCGCTGAAACAGGCGTTCCCCGGGCTGCCGCTGCGCATCGACCCCAATGGCAACTGGTCGCTGGAGACCTCGATCCGCATGGCCGAGTTGCTGGGGGACGACTTGCAGTATTACGAAGACCCGACACCTGGGCTGGAGGGCATGGCCGAGCTGCACAAGCGTACGGGGCTGCCGTTGGCGACCAACATGGTGGTCACCGATTTCGACGAGTTCCGCCGCAGCGTGGCCCAGGACAGCGTGCAGATTGTCCTGGCCGACCACCATTACTGGGGCGGACTGCGGGACACCCAGGTGCTGGCGAAGATGTGCGACACCTTTGGCCTGGGGGTGTCGATGCATTCCAATTCGCACCTGGGCATCAGCCTCATGGCCATGGCCCACGTCGCGGCCTCGGTGCCGAACCTGGATTACGCCTGCGACACCCATTACCCGTGGCAGGAACCGGATGAAGAGGTGATCAAGGGCGGCAAGCTGCCGTTTGTCGACGGCTGCGTGAAGATCACCCGGGCGCCGGGCCTTGGCCTGGAATTGGACCGGGATCAACTGGGCAAGCTGCATGAACAGTTCCTCAGTTGCGGCATTCGCCAGCGTGATGACGTGCGGCAGATGCGGCGGTATAAGCCGGATTGGAAGACCGTCAAGCCGAGGTTCTGA
- a CDS encoding SDR family NAD(P)-dependent oxidoreductase — translation MSNQKTVIITGASSGIGLGLVKAFLARGYNVVGNARSQSGLDDAAGQLGHPASFVGVAGDIADPATSTALVGKAIEAFGAVDGLVNNAGFFLPKPFVEYSPQDLESLLDTNLKGLVYASQAAAAHMISRQQGFIINISASVALQPNIQVPAALPVLIKGGVNQMTRALALELSPFNIKVNAVAPGIIDTPMHDPAHRDFLNNLAPAGRVGTIDEIAEAVLYLAGADFTTGAILPVDGGMSTGKW, via the coding sequence ATGAGCAATCAGAAAACCGTCATCATCACCGGCGCTTCCAGCGGTATCGGCCTTGGCCTGGTCAAGGCGTTCCTGGCCCGCGGCTACAACGTGGTGGGCAATGCCCGCTCCCAGTCCGGCCTGGACGATGCGGCTGGCCAGCTCGGTCATCCGGCAAGCTTCGTCGGCGTGGCCGGTGACATTGCCGATCCGGCGACGTCGACCGCCCTTGTCGGCAAAGCCATCGAGGCGTTCGGCGCGGTGGATGGGCTGGTCAACAACGCCGGTTTCTTCCTGCCCAAACCCTTCGTCGAATACAGCCCCCAGGACCTGGAATCGCTGCTCGACACCAACCTCAAGGGCCTCGTCTACGCCAGCCAGGCTGCTGCCGCGCACATGATCAGCCGCCAGCAGGGTTTCATCATCAACATCTCTGCCTCGGTGGCCCTGCAACCGAACATCCAGGTGCCGGCAGCGCTGCCCGTGCTGATCAAGGGCGGCGTCAACCAGATGACCCGCGCCCTGGCGCTGGAATTGTCGCCCTTCAACATCAAGGTCAACGCCGTGGCGCCCGGCATCATCGACACGCCGATGCATGACCCGGCCCACCGCGACTTCCTCAACAACCTGGCACCTGCCGGCCGGGTGGGCACCATCGACGAGATCGCCGAAGCCGTGTTGTACCTGGCGGGTGCCGATTTCACCACTGGGGCGATCCTGCCGGTGGACGGCGGCATGAGCACCGGCAAGTGGTAA
- a CDS encoding porin has translation MHNNKNTCLRFLPAVIAGLSTLGSMPWAHAEIMLYDKDQTTFSTDGYINAFYVNSDVDRAGDQFDRRQARVKMGFLPNYLGFNMGKQVDDLKLGARASFWVTINDSETNGTDTAIDVRQFYGTVANPEWGEVLIGKDFGLFARSNILLDELLAGYGQVSDTLGLVDGGGVSFGNIGSGYPYPFPTSQITYRTPVMEGLRVAVGIMDPVDTNDSSATGKAYQENPRTESEITYQFDLAGAKIYSWLNGSYQTSDNTDSNVESVTSKGLGYGVQAKMGGLSLTGSGFQAKGINPFFTNNAGEATLRNVDSKGYLLQGSYKLGKNRLALSYGKTEDDGNGVVGSGADYETRGIALFHDINDNLKLVAEYNQFEIDGHDTSAQNEDTDTFAVGAVLTW, from the coding sequence ATGCACAACAATAAAAATACCTGCCTGCGTTTTTTGCCTGCGGTCATCGCCGGCCTCTCGACCCTCGGCTCGATGCCCTGGGCCCACGCCGAAATCATGCTGTACGACAAGGACCAGACGACCTTTTCCACCGACGGCTACATCAACGCCTTCTACGTCAACAGCGACGTGGACCGCGCCGGGGATCAGTTCGACCGGCGTCAGGCACGGGTCAAGATGGGTTTCTTGCCCAACTACCTGGGCTTCAACATGGGCAAGCAGGTCGATGACCTGAAGCTCGGCGCCCGTGCCTCGTTCTGGGTGACCATCAATGACAGTGAAACCAACGGCACCGATACCGCCATCGACGTGCGGCAGTTCTACGGCACCGTCGCCAACCCGGAGTGGGGCGAGGTGCTGATCGGCAAGGACTTCGGCCTGTTCGCCCGTTCCAACATCCTGCTTGACGAGCTGCTCGCCGGTTACGGCCAGGTCAGTGACACCCTGGGCCTGGTGGACGGTGGCGGCGTGTCGTTCGGCAATATCGGCAGCGGTTATCCGTACCCGTTCCCGACGTCACAGATCACCTATCGCACCCCGGTGATGGAAGGGCTGCGCGTGGCGGTGGGCATCATGGACCCGGTGGACACCAACGACAGCAGCGCCACCGGCAAGGCCTACCAGGAAAACCCACGCACCGAGAGCGAGATCACTTACCAATTCGACTTGGCCGGGGCGAAGATCTACAGCTGGCTCAACGGCAGCTACCAGACCTCCGACAACACCGATTCCAACGTCGAGTCGGTGACGTCCAAAGGCCTGGGTTATGGGGTGCAGGCGAAGATGGGCGGGCTGTCGCTCACCGGCTCGGGGTTCCAGGCCAAGGGCATCAACCCGTTCTTCACCAACAATGCCGGCGAAGCCACCTTGCGCAATGTCGACAGCAAGGGCTACCTACTGCAGGGCTCCTACAAACTGGGCAAGAATCGCCTGGCGTTGTCCTACGGCAAGACCGAGGACGACGGCAACGGCGTGGTCGGCAGCGGCGCCGATTACGAGACGCGCGGTATCGCGTTGTTCCATGACATCAACGACAACCTCAAGCTCGTGGCCGAATACAACCAGTTCGAAATCGATGGCCATGACACCAGCGCGCAGAACGAAGACACCGACACCTTTGCGGTGGGGGCGGTGTTGACCTGGTAA